In the Danio rerio strain Tuebingen ecotype United States chromosome 8, GRCz12tu, whole genome shotgun sequence genome, one interval contains:
- the fut9b.4 gene encoding uncharacterized protein LOC664694 precursor, with amino-acid sequence MVVAGLVSLTILYCWSSTPKNCPAPQTNPKQYIERYFGEKSDSPTGTPKEKPILLLWFWPQNYYFDFSDCKTIYDIDGCHLTDNRSLYDKSDDVLIFHRGIHWDLSNLPPSPRPRFQRWIWFNVESPTNTAKIPGLENLFNLTLSYRHDSDILVRLRLRTRKKPEEDFVIPKKDKLVCWIVSNNLEWTGVGTRKKFFEEFSKHINVTLFGKAYAKFLDYNEYYPTLASCKFYLSFENSIHEDYFTEKINGPLSVGTVPVVLGPPRKNYENFYPRDSFIHVEDFQDPKSVAEYLLQLDKDDVAYRRYFDWRKHLVATPHLIQQTQEFILAICTACDYVAHHREYKEAHDIYDWFFQ; translated from the coding sequence ATGGTAGTGGCAGGACTAGTCTCTCTGACAATCCTCTACTGCTGGTCATCAACTCCAAAGAACTGTCCAGCTCCACAAACAAACCCGAAACAATACATAGAACGTTACTTTGGCGAGAAAAGTGACTCTCCAACTGGTACACCAAAAGAAAAACCTATCCTTCTGTTGTGGTTCTGGCCTCAAAATTACTATTTTGATTTCAGTGACTGCAAAACCATTTATGACATTGATGGTTGTCATTTGACGGATAATAGATCACTCTACGACAAATCAGACGATGTCCTCATCTTTCACAGAGGCATCCACTGGGATCTGTCTAATCTCCCCCCATCGCCTCGTCCTCGGTTCCAGAGGTGGATTTGGTTTAATGTAGAATCACCGACCAACACAGCAAAAATACCCGGTCTGGAGAACCTCTTCAATCTCACCCTCAGCTACAGACATGATTCTGATATTCTTGTACGGTTGCGTTTGAGAACCAGGAAGAAACCAGAGGAGGATTTTGTAATCCCAAAAAAGGACAAACTGGTTTGCTGGATTGTAAGTAACAATCTTGAATGGACAGGTGTGGGCACAAGGAAGAAGTTTTTTGAAGAGTTCAGCAAACACATAAATGTCACTCTGTTTGGAAAGGCTTATGCTAAGTTTTTGGATTACAATGAGTACTATCCTACCCTCGCTAGCTGCAAATTTTACCTCTCTTTCGAGAACTCCATTCACGAGGACTATTTTACAGAGAAGATCAACGGTCCTCTTTCTGTAGGAACTGTTCCTGTGGTTTTGGGTCCTCCAAGAAAGAACTATGAAAACTTTTATCCTAGAGACTCCTTTATTCATGTGGAGGACTTTCAAGATCCAAAGTCAGTGGCAGAATATCTGCTTCAGCTGGATAAAGATGACGTTGCCTATCGCAGATACTTTGATTGGAGGAAACATCTTGTGGCAACTCCTCATTTAATACAGCAGACCCAAGAGTTCATTCTAGCTATATGCACTGCCTGTGATTATGTAGCACACCATAGGGAATATAAAGAAGCTCATGATATATACGACTGGTTTTttcaataa
- the fut9b.5 gene encoding uncharacterized protein LOC100093713: protein MVVAGLVSLTILYCSPSTPKNCPSPLPNLKQEESYSTKKSDALTNKIIEDKPILLLWFWPENYFFDFSDCKTIFNIDGCHLTDNRLLYEKSDNVLIYHKAISWDLSNLPPSPRPLFQKWIWFNVESPTNTRKKPGLENLFNLTLSYREDGDIPVRMRLKTRKTPADDFVIPKKDKLVCWIVSNKATYTGAGTRNKYYEELRKHINVTVFGKAFGKFLDYNQYYPTLASCKFYLSFENSIHKDYITEKLNGPLAVGTVPVVLGPPRKNYENFVPGDAFIHVQDFPDPKSLAEYLLQLDKDDVAYRRYFNWRKYLVATPHLIQRTQEFVLAICTACDYVAHHKEYKDAHNIYDWFFH, encoded by the coding sequence ATGGTAGTGGCTGGACTCGTCTCTCTGACAATCCTCTATTGCTCACCCTCAACTCCAAAGAACTGTCCATCTCCGCTGCCAAATCTGAAACAAGAAGAAAGTTACTCTACCAAGAAAAGCGACGCTCTGACGAACAAAATAATAGAAGACAAACCTATCCTTCTGTTGTGGTTCTGGCCTGAAAATTACTTCTTTGATTTCAGTGACTGCAAAACCATTTTCAACATTGATGGTTGTCATTTGACGGATAATCGATTACTCTATGAAAAATCAGATAATGTTCTCATTTATCACAAAGCCATCAGCTGGGATCTGTCCAACCTTCCTCCATCGCCTCGTCCTCTGTTTCAGAAGTGGATTTGGTTTAATGTAGAGTCACCGACCAACACCAGAAAAAAACCTGGTCTGGAAAACCTCTTCAATCTCACCCTGAGCTACAGAGAGGATGGAGATATTCCAGTACGAATGCGATTGAAAACCAGAAAGACACCAGCCGATGACTTTGTCATTCCCAAAAAGGACAAACTGGTTTGTTGGATTGTAAGTAACAAAGCAACATATACAGGTGCCGGCACAAGGAACAAGTATTATGAGGAGCTCAGAAAACACATAAATGTCACTGTGTTTGGAAAGGCTTTTGGAAAGTTTTTGGATTACAATCAGTACTATCCTACCCTCGCTAGCTGCAAATTTTACCTCTCCTTTGAGAACTCCATCCACAAGGACTACATCACTGAGAAGTTAAATGGTCCTCTTGCTGTAGGAACTGTTCCTGTGGTTTTGGGTCCTCCAAGAAAGAACTATGAAAACTTTGTTCCTGGAGACGCCTTTATTCATGTGCAGGACTTCCCAGATCCAAAGTCACTGGCAGAATATCTGCTTCAGCTGGATAAAGATGACGTTGCATATCGGAGATACTTCAACTGGAGGAAATATCTTGTGGCAACTCCTCATTTAATACAGCGGACTCAAGAGTTTGTTCTGGCTATATGCACTGCCTGTGATTATGTAGCACACCATAAGGAATATAAAGACGCTCATAATATATACGACTGGTTTTTTCATTAA